One region of Phycicoccus sp. M110.8 genomic DNA includes:
- a CDS encoding DEAD/DEAH box helicase, giving the protein MATPAERYAASVQRAARRGPQLTAFADTLDFPLDPFQEEACAAVETGRGVLVAAPTGAGKTIVGEFAVHLALATGRKAFYTTPIKALSNQKYNDLVRQHGAKNVGLLTGDSSVNGEAPVVVMTTEVLRNMMYAGSTTLRGLGFVVMDEVHYLADRFRGAVWEEVIIHLPQDVQVVSLSATVSNAEEFGAWLSEVRGGVDVIVAEHRPVPLWQHMMVGQGMYDLFVDEASAPATGDGATRVNPELLQAIRTTEQRSGWDSGGRGGRGRGGDRYGRGGDRYGRGGGRRAPGGPGGNDGGAGGAARVMGGSGGRPGGGATRSEVVRRLERDGLLPAITFIFSRVGCEAAVGQLLRDGVRLIPEAEGERIRRVVEERVSSLADEDLGVLGYWDFVDGLTRGFAAHHAGMLPTFREIVEELFTAGRTKMVFATETLALGINMPARTVVIEKLVKFNGETHADVTPAEYTQLTGRAGRRGIDVEGHALVQWNRGMDPMAVAGLASTRTYPLRSSFRPTYNMAVNLVAQVGRETAREILETSFAQFQADRAVVGIARSVRRNEEGLEGYAEAMQCHLGDFSEYAALRREIAQVEKEGAKARSASRRAAAAISLESLRIGDVIKIPAGRRAGWAVVVEPARTHRGETTLPSVVTEDKHLVRLTLTDVPVPVEAVTTAKVPPHFNAKSPKARRDLATTLRIAVPHDPPPKRGAAGGAGHGVTEDERIADLRRQLRAHPCHQCPDREDHARWAERWWRLKRETVGLQRKVEGRTNSVARTFDRICTLLSEMGYLSDDGSAVTDQGEHLRRLYTEKDLLAAECLRLGVWKRLDPAGLAAVVSALIHEPRRDETDVSPRMPTDEVAEAVREMTRLWSELEDRERDLGLPLTGDPDAGMAWMMHRWASGRRLEEVLRGSDMAAGDFVRRCKQVVDLLGQIGDAAPEPQLRTTSRKAVDAVMRGVVAADRLD; this is encoded by the coding sequence CGTCGCGGCACCCACCGGCGCCGGCAAGACGATCGTCGGGGAGTTCGCGGTGCACCTGGCGCTGGCGACGGGGCGCAAGGCGTTCTACACGACCCCGATCAAGGCGCTGTCGAACCAGAAGTACAACGACCTGGTCCGTCAGCACGGGGCCAAGAACGTCGGGCTGCTCACCGGCGACTCGTCCGTCAACGGCGAGGCGCCCGTCGTGGTCATGACCACCGAGGTCCTGCGCAACATGATGTACGCGGGGTCGACCACCCTGCGCGGGCTCGGGTTCGTGGTCATGGACGAGGTGCACTACCTCGCAGACCGGTTCCGCGGCGCCGTGTGGGAGGAGGTCATCATCCACCTGCCGCAGGACGTGCAGGTCGTGTCGCTGTCGGCGACGGTCAGCAACGCCGAGGAGTTCGGCGCCTGGCTGTCCGAGGTCCGCGGTGGCGTCGACGTCATCGTCGCCGAGCACCGGCCGGTCCCGCTGTGGCAGCACATGATGGTCGGGCAGGGCATGTACGACCTGTTCGTCGACGAGGCGTCCGCACCGGCCACCGGTGACGGCGCGACGAGGGTCAACCCCGAGCTGCTGCAGGCCATCCGCACCACCGAGCAGCGCAGCGGCTGGGACTCGGGGGGTCGCGGGGGACGGGGCCGCGGCGGGGACCGGTACGGGCGCGGCGGGGATCGCTACGGCCGGGGCGGCGGGCGCCGTGCGCCCGGCGGCCCCGGCGGCAACGACGGGGGCGCCGGAGGGGCGGCCCGGGTCATGGGCGGCTCGGGTGGTCGCCCCGGCGGGGGAGCGACCCGCTCGGAGGTGGTGCGCCGGCTCGAGCGCGACGGCCTGCTGCCGGCGATCACGTTCATCTTCAGCCGGGTGGGCTGCGAGGCAGCCGTCGGGCAGCTGCTGCGCGACGGCGTGCGGCTCATCCCCGAGGCCGAGGGCGAGCGCATCCGCAGGGTCGTCGAGGAGCGTGTGTCCTCCCTGGCGGACGAGGACCTCGGCGTGCTCGGCTACTGGGACTTCGTCGACGGCCTCACCCGGGGCTTCGCCGCCCACCACGCGGGCATGCTGCCGACGTTCCGGGAGATCGTCGAGGAGCTCTTCACCGCCGGGCGCACCAAGATGGTCTTCGCGACCGAGACGCTGGCGCTGGGCATCAACATGCCGGCCCGGACGGTCGTCATCGAGAAGCTGGTCAAGTTCAACGGCGAGACGCACGCCGACGTGACCCCGGCCGAGTACACCCAGCTCACCGGCCGGGCCGGCCGGCGCGGCATCGACGTCGAGGGCCACGCGCTCGTGCAGTGGAACCGCGGGATGGACCCCATGGCCGTCGCCGGGCTCGCCTCCACCCGCACCTACCCGCTGCGCTCGTCGTTCCGGCCGACGTACAACATGGCGGTCAACCTCGTGGCCCAGGTCGGCCGGGAGACCGCACGGGAGATCCTTGAGACCTCCTTCGCGCAGTTCCAGGCCGACCGTGCCGTCGTCGGCATCGCCCGCTCGGTCCGCCGCAACGAGGAGGGGCTCGAGGGGTACGCCGAGGCCATGCAGTGCCACCTCGGCGACTTCTCCGAGTACGCCGCGCTGCGACGCGAGATCGCACAGGTCGAGAAGGAGGGGGCCAAGGCACGCTCGGCGAGCAGACGGGCGGCGGCCGCGATCTCGCTGGAGTCCCTGCGCATCGGCGACGTCATCAAGATCCCGGCCGGTCGCAGGGCCGGGTGGGCCGTCGTCGTCGAACCGGCGCGCACCCACCGCGGCGAGACGACGCTCCCGTCGGTCGTCACCGAGGACAAGCACCTGGTGCGCCTCACCCTCACCGACGTACCCGTCCCCGTCGAGGCCGTCACGACCGCCAAGGTGCCACCGCACTTCAACGCCAAGAGCCCCAAGGCCCGTCGCGACCTCGCCACGACCCTGCGCATCGCCGTGCCGCACGACCCGCCGCCGAAGCGGGGCGCCGCAGGAGGTGCCGGGCACGGGGTCACCGAGGACGAGCGGATCGCCGACCTGCGGCGGCAGCTGCGCGCCCACCCCTGCCACCAGTGCCCCGACCGGGAGGACCACGCCCGCTGGGCCGAGCGGTGGTGGCGGCTCAAGCGCGAGACGGTCGGTCTGCAGCGCAAGGTCGAGGGACGCACCAACTCCGTCGCCCGGACGTTCGACCGCATCTGCACCCTGCTCTCCGAGATGGGCTACCTGTCCGACGACGGCTCCGCGGTCACCGACCAGGGCGAGCACCTGCGCCGGCTGTACACCGAGAAGGACCTGCTCGCGGCGGAGTGCCTGCGCCTCGGGGTGTGGAAGCGGCTCGACCCGGCCGGGCTCGCGGCGGTCGTGTCGGCGCTCATCCACGAGCCGCGGCGCGACGAGACCGACGTCAGCCCGCGCATGCCCACCGACGAGGTCGCCGAGGCGGTGCGGGAGATGACCCGGCTGTGGTCCGAGCTCGAGGACCGGGAGCGCGACCTCGGCCTGCCGCTGACCGGCGACCCCGACGCCGGGATGGCCTGGATGATGCACCGCTGGGCCAGCGGCCGCCGGCTCGAGGAGGTGCTGCGCGGCTCGGACATGGCGGCGGGCGACTTCGTGCGCCGGTGCAAGCAGGTCGTCGACCTCCTCGGCCAGATCGGTGACGCCGCGCCCGAACCGCAGCTGCGCACGACGTCCCGCAAGGCCGTCGACGCCGTCATGCGCGGCGTCGTGGCCGCCGACCGCCTCGACTAG